In a single window of the Candidatus Melainabacteria bacterium genome:
- a CDS encoding flippase-like domain-containing protein, with amino-acid sequence MVSNRTSSAPVLDIEPDLAERLEQQYQASPAPRRFNIPHISSRTKMRLKIGVSVVMIASLFLFGKIDLSKSFEIAMHANLWFLGGAVIMYFSSTLLNAYRWQLLANAVGLRKPFFKLVQFCFVGLFFNLFLPSTVGGDFSRCYYLSKGTGRYGGAAYSVLADRAVGIAVLFLFASLGILLGPGGSQMAWALKAPIFLGTIGIFGVLPFMPKLTQKILGPQNFITKKFNDSSAKVYWQDKNLIGVSLALSVLMQVVVVTVHILMGYALGLTTIPLWYYFVFYPSVAVLGFVTPSFNGIGIREWAYTYFLTMVGIDNSHALTYAIMWLGLTTLTSLFGGIVYVAGHLQISKEEAEKLQSQAA; translated from the coding sequence ATGGTATCCAATCGAACAAGTTCGGCTCCAGTTCTGGACATTGAGCCGGATTTGGCGGAGCGGCTTGAACAGCAGTACCAGGCGTCTCCTGCGCCGCGTCGTTTTAACATTCCTCATATTTCCAGCCGGACGAAAATGCGGTTGAAGATTGGCGTTAGTGTCGTCATGATCGCAAGCCTCTTTCTGTTCGGCAAAATCGACCTGTCAAAAAGTTTCGAAATCGCCATGCATGCCAATCTATGGTTTCTTGGCGGCGCCGTAATCATGTATTTTTCGAGCACCCTGCTCAACGCATATCGCTGGCAATTGCTGGCTAATGCGGTCGGTCTCCGTAAGCCATTCTTCAAACTGGTGCAGTTCTGCTTTGTCGGGCTGTTCTTCAACTTGTTTCTGCCGTCCACTGTCGGCGGAGATTTCAGCCGCTGTTACTATCTGTCCAAGGGCACAGGGCGTTACGGCGGAGCCGCCTACTCGGTCCTGGCTGACCGCGCTGTCGGGATAGCAGTACTCTTCTTGTTTGCCAGCCTCGGAATACTCCTTGGTCCTGGTGGAAGTCAGATGGCCTGGGCTCTAAAGGCACCAATTTTCCTTGGTACGATTGGAATTTTCGGCGTTTTGCCGTTTATGCCGAAATTGACGCAGAAAATTCTTGGACCCCAGAATTTCATCACCAAAAAGTTCAACGACTCCAGCGCAAAAGTCTATTGGCAAGACAAGAATTTGATCGGAGTTTCGCTCGCACTTTCAGTATTGATGCAGGTTGTAGTCGTAACCGTTCACATATTGATGGGATATGCGTTGGGACTCACGACAATCCCTCTCTGGTACTACTTCGTCTTCTATCCGTCTGTGGCTGTGCTGGGCTTTGTCACACCGAGCTTTAACGGAATTGGCATCAGAGAATGGGCTTACACCTATTTCCTCACAATGGTGGGTATCGACAACTCACACGCACTCACATATGCGATCATGTGGCTTGGTCTGACTACGTTAACGAGCCTCTTTGGTGGCATTGTTTATGTAGCTGGTCATTTGCAAATTTCGAAGGAAGAGGCTGAGAAGCTGCAGTCACAAGCGGCCTGA